The proteins below come from a single Tenuifilum thalassicum genomic window:
- a CDS encoding DUF3108 domain-containing protein, giving the protein MDSNFTYTSVRRVRLPLLVTVLFFLSHHKLPAQIDNNYPFKVGERVKYTAYYNWKFVWLSAGTAEFYVSDTIFNGISAFHFISTGSSYSSYDWFFKVRERFESVASKSSLSPLWFMRKSYEGGYEAYNNYIFNYSDSLLTIESYNSDRPFNRKTYKINKRIYDVLTAIYYCRSIEFKGLRIGEKVPLNMAIDDGVYNLFIRYLGTDNITHRDGRVFDCYKFSVKLVEGTIFKGGEDMVVWVTRDKKKLPVVVEAKILIGSVKAYLLDYK; this is encoded by the coding sequence TTGGACTCTAACTTTACATATACTTCTGTAAGAAGGGTACGTTTACCATTACTTGTAACCGTACTCTTTTTTTTAAGTCATCATAAACTTCCTGCTCAAATTGATAATAATTACCCGTTTAAGGTTGGCGAAAGGGTAAAATACACCGCTTATTATAATTGGAAATTTGTTTGGCTAAGTGCAGGTACTGCTGAATTCTATGTGTCAGATACAATCTTTAATGGTATTAGTGCATTTCATTTTATCTCAACAGGCAGTTCATATAGTAGTTACGATTGGTTCTTTAAAGTTAGGGAGCGGTTTGAGTCGGTTGCCAGTAAAAGTAGTCTATCACCTTTATGGTTTATGCGTAAGAGTTATGAGGGCGGTTATGAAGCTTACAATAACTATATCTTTAACTATAGCGATTCTCTTCTTACCATTGAAAGTTATAATTCCGATAGACCCTTTAATCGAAAGACCTATAAAATTAATAAAAGGATTTACGACGTGCTTACCGCAATATACTATTGCAGAAGTATTGAATTTAAAGGGTTAAGGATTGGTGAAAAGGTGCCACTTAATATGGCCATTGATGATGGAGTTTATAACCTTTTCATTAGGTATCTAGGAACAGATAATATAACGCATCGCGATGGTAGAGTTTTTGATTGCTACAAATTTAGCGTAAAGCTTGTTGAGGGAACCATTTTTAAGGGTGGTGAGGATATGGTTGTTTGGGTTACACGCGATAAGAAAAAACTACCTGTTGTTGTTGAGGCAAAGATACTGATAGGATCGGTGAAGGCTTACCTGTTGGATTATAAGTAA
- a CDS encoding DUF6913 domain-containing protein: protein MFNNLKYKKSLKALAKQARTISRQRKIYNLTTARNVGIVFNVTDSKTFDTVLQFIAKLEKIPLNVDALAYYSEKEIPQIYVLNEKIDVFSKNETNWYYKPQSPVVDSFISKEHDILVDLTREESVPLRWISTLSRAKFKVGVLNYFNNPFDLIISIDEGQSLDYIVEQTYNTLESLNNRFSQEQEK, encoded by the coding sequence ATGTTCAATAATCTCAAGTATAAAAAATCGTTAAAGGCACTGGCCAAACAAGCAAGAACGATTAGTCGTCAACGTAAAATTTATAACCTTACTACTGCTAGGAATGTAGGAATTGTCTTTAATGTCACAGACTCAAAAACTTTTGATACTGTTCTTCAATTTATTGCTAAGTTAGAAAAGATACCCCTAAATGTTGATGCCCTTGCATACTACAGTGAAAAGGAGATCCCTCAGATATATGTACTAAATGAAAAGATAGATGTTTTTTCAAAGAATGAAACAAATTGGTACTATAAACCACAATCGCCTGTTGTAGATTCATTTATTTCGAAAGAGCATGATATTTTAGTTGATTTAACACGCGAAGAGTCTGTACCTTTGCGTTGGATTTCAACCCTATCTCGTGCAAAATTTAAAGTTGGGGTGCTTAACTATTTTAATAATCCTTTTGACCTGATTATTTCAATTGATGAAGGGCAAAGCCTTGACTATATAGTTGAGCAAACCTATAACACTCTAGAATCATTAAACAATAGATTTTCGCAAGAACAAGAAAAATAG
- a CDS encoding DUF368 domain-containing protein: MMRQFKDYLILTLKGIGMGAADVIPGVSGGTIAFITGIYEELIDSIKSIIAPESLKHLKRFSISSYLKAINAQFIIAVLFGVALSIISLAKLMQYLLATYPIFVWSFFFGLILASVWYVGKTIGKWEISTYISFIVGVGLGYIITMLTPAETPNELWFIFLTGAIAVCAMILPGISGSFILLLMGKYIFMMSALSNFEIKIILVFILGAGVGLLSFSNILSWLLHKFHSATIAVLAGFMLGSLNKVWPWKIATQTYIDSHGVIRPLVEKNVLPSTYLIENKSEPFFWYALGFALLGVSVILIFEHFVSKPAKQEIDIREKLGL; encoded by the coding sequence ATAATGAGACAATTTAAGGATTACCTCATCCTAACTTTAAAAGGTATAGGAATGGGTGCAGCAGATGTGATACCTGGGGTATCGGGAGGGACTATAGCTTTCATTACAGGAATTTATGAAGAGCTAATTGATTCCATAAAAAGCATTATTGCACCTGAATCTCTTAAGCATTTAAAGCGATTTTCAATTAGCAGCTACCTAAAGGCAATTAATGCACAATTTATCATTGCAGTGTTATTTGGAGTTGCATTGAGTATTATATCGCTTGCAAAGCTTATGCAATACCTATTAGCAACCTATCCAATTTTTGTTTGGTCCTTCTTTTTTGGTCTTATACTTGCTTCGGTTTGGTATGTGGGTAAAACCATTGGTAAATGGGAGATATCAACTTACATATCATTTATTGTAGGTGTTGGACTTGGATATATCATAACAATGCTTACTCCTGCCGAAACGCCTAATGAGTTGTGGTTTATTTTTCTTACTGGAGCAATTGCAGTTTGTGCTATGATTCTTCCAGGAATATCGGGGAGTTTCATTCTCCTTCTGATGGGAAAGTATATCTTTATGATGTCGGCATTAAGTAATTTTGAAATAAAAATCATTCTAGTTTTTATTTTAGGAGCAGGAGTTGGCTTACTTTCTTTCTCAAATATACTTTCATGGCTATTACATAAGTTTCATTCAGCCACCATAGCCGTTTTAGCAGGTTTTATGTTGGGATCTCTAAATAAGGTTTGGCCTTGGAAAATTGCTACTCAAACCTATATTGACTCACATGGGGTAATTCGTCCGTTGGTTGAAAAGAATGTTCTTCCCTCTACATACTTGATTGAAAACAAATCGGAACCCTTCTTTTGGTATGCATTAGGTTTTGCGTTGTTAGGTGTTTCGGTGATTCTAATTTTTGAACATTTTGTATCTAAACCTGCAAAACAAGAAATTGATATAAGAGAAAAACTTGGACTCTAA
- a CDS encoding TrkH family potassium uptake protein, with amino-acid sequence MRLHVILRYIGMVMLLNAAFIFISFLISFYHRDSGQLPLLFSFLITLLWGIFPLVFVPKTTNLFNKEGYLVVVLSWILSCFFGSLPFLLYGGEFTFVKALFESVSGYTTTGASILNNVEALPKGILFWRSSMHWIGGVGIVVFVLIVLPSLGKAQMTLSKMEISPLAQEDFKFRTRKMLNIILVVYVGLTALEVILLKIFGMSLFDAINHAFATVATGGFSTKNTSIASFNSVPIELTIIVFMFLSGIHFGLLYSTLTLKKKNIFTSPIVRYYFIATIIGIVLVTFNLHGKVYSSWSESLRYASFQVVSLSTTTGFANADSSIWPPFSILIILFFTIQCACAGSTSGGMKLDRVFIFLKALKGQIKKLQHPQAVIPVRIGNKTISEDIINSVVLFIVFYILILFISTLLLTALGYDTLTSFSATAACIGNAGPGFGLVGSLSNYSTLSNPALIILSFVMLLGRLEIFGLLLLFMVKSWR; translated from the coding sequence ATGAGACTCCACGTAATTTTACGATATATTGGTATGGTGATGTTGCTTAATGCAGCATTTATATTTATATCATTCTTAATATCGTTTTACCATAGAGACAGTGGTCAACTTCCATTGCTTTTCAGCTTTTTAATTACTCTTTTGTGGGGTATATTCCCATTAGTTTTTGTTCCTAAAACAACCAATCTTTTTAATAAAGAAGGATACCTTGTTGTTGTTCTTAGCTGGATATTGTCTTGTTTCTTTGGTTCACTCCCGTTCCTACTATATGGAGGTGAGTTTACGTTTGTTAAGGCTCTCTTTGAGAGCGTATCTGGTTATACCACTACGGGAGCATCAATACTTAACAATGTTGAAGCATTACCCAAAGGAATACTATTCTGGCGTTCGTCGATGCATTGGATTGGTGGTGTGGGGATTGTTGTTTTTGTTCTTATCGTACTTCCCTCGCTTGGAAAAGCACAAATGACCCTTTCCAAAATGGAAATATCACCATTAGCCCAAGAAGATTTTAAGTTCAGAACACGAAAAATGCTCAATATTATCCTTGTTGTTTATGTTGGACTAACGGCACTTGAAGTTATACTGCTCAAAATATTCGGGATGAGCTTATTTGATGCCATTAATCACGCTTTTGCAACTGTTGCCACCGGAGGATTCTCAACAAAAAACACAAGCATAGCATCATTCAACAGCGTGCCAATTGAATTAACCATTATTGTGTTTATGTTTCTTTCAGGAATACACTTTGGTTTGCTTTACTCTACATTAACACTCAAAAAGAAGAATATTTTCACATCTCCCATAGTAAGATATTATTTCATAGCCACTATAATAGGGATAGTACTTGTAACGTTTAACCTACATGGTAAGGTCTATTCGAGCTGGAGTGAGAGCTTGCGATACGCTTCGTTTCAGGTTGTATCGCTTTCTACCACCACAGGCTTTGCCAATGCAGATTCATCGATTTGGCCCCCTTTCTCAATTCTAATTATTCTCTTTTTTACAATTCAGTGTGCTTGTGCAGGGTCTACTTCTGGGGGGATGAAACTCGATAGGGTGTTTATTTTCCTAAAAGCCTTGAAAGGGCAGATAAAAAAACTACAACACCCACAAGCTGTTATTCCAGTTAGAATCGGAAACAAAACTATTTCGGAAGACATTATTAATTCTGTGGTGCTATTTATTGTTTTTTATATTCTTATTCTTTTCATAAGCACACTTCTACTTACTGCCTTGGGATACGACACGTTAACATCGTTTTCGGCTACCGCTGCTTGCATTGGCAATGCGGGTCCCGGATTTGGATTAGTTGGTTCATTATCAAATTACTCTACCCTATCTAACCCTGCGCTTATAATTCTTTCCTTTGTAATGCTTTTAGGACGTTTAGAGATTTTTGGACTCCTTCTGCTGTTTATGGTTAAATCGTGGCGATAA
- a CDS encoding CHASE3 domain-containing protein gives MVKIRWKIVTGFLILAVMLVISGLISIYELTKLGNQVNQLLMDNYRSIDFSKEMNYSMSIQEKAILLSIQGDKETALSLFANAEKSFNNNLKKASNNLTLPGEIKQIDSISSSYKQYKETALEFIQGEDVSLSVYLNEVYPKIQAVKRSVNNLLTINQQNLNQTVTVLKQSPYRTILPGLIIIITSVVFSMIFNYMISHYLIKPINKITKNVKNFTKYRKPYEVSIDTKDEIFELNEAVKDLILTKKNLTKPE, from the coding sequence ATGGTAAAAATACGCTGGAAAATAGTAACCGGATTTCTAATTCTAGCTGTAATGCTTGTCATCTCAGGCCTAATTTCAATATATGAGCTAACCAAATTAGGAAATCAGGTTAATCAGCTTTTAATGGATAACTATCGTAGTATAGATTTCTCGAAAGAGATGAACTATAGCATGAGCATTCAGGAAAAAGCAATTTTACTCTCTATTCAAGGTGATAAGGAGACCGCCCTATCGCTTTTTGCTAATGCTGAAAAGTCATTTAATAATAACCTTAAAAAAGCATCTAATAACTTGACACTGCCTGGAGAAATTAAACAAATAGATTCCATTTCCAGCTCTTATAAACAATATAAAGAAACTGCTTTAGAGTTTATTCAGGGTGAAGATGTTTCATTATCTGTCTATTTAAATGAAGTTTACCCAAAAATTCAAGCAGTAAAGCGAAGCGTAAATAATCTCTTAACTATTAATCAACAAAATTTAAATCAAACTGTAACAGTTCTTAAACAAAGTCCATACCGAACCATTCTTCCAGGGTTAATAATTATTATTACAAGTGTAGTGTTCTCAATGATTTTCAACTACATGATATCACATTACTTGATAAAACCAATAAATAAAATAACAAAAAACGTAAAAAACTTTACCAAATACCGAAAGCCATACGAAGTTTCTATTGATACCAAAGATGAGATTTTTGAACTTAATGAAGCAGTAAAGGACCTTATTCTAACAAAAAAAAATCTAACTAAGCCCGAATGA
- a CDS encoding tetratricopeptide repeat protein — protein MRDESSDFLSFEEEYELVNRFDEAMDSGATQFFDVHEFIALIDFYIDHDVEERVLQALTLANKIYPNSLEIKYKWAEYYHYIGENDKALEIIQYFENVDSSNPELYYLKGEVLYESGNLNAAVESFDKAISIEPVENIELLHRISTFFLESEEINLALKYLLISYRKERNNLAVLFDLGYCFERLNELEKSVRYYNEYLDINPFSASAWYNLGIVHTKLGEFDKAIECYDFCIAIDPAYSSAYHNKGNTLATLERYDEAAKVFEELSKIDSEDSKVFSLLAECYEKTENYEKALDAYNKAITLNPDFAEGYYGIGVVLAGKKKYDLSLNFIRRALTLNPEEYDFWLGLGRVYFELNDIENSIKAYQEATTLNPELPDAYLSLAEVLLYEERFNEVHKLVEGIGNRFDTNISMKIINAAALYLSHRSKEALDILKDVKKMDPSSINDFINLVEPGNDSEFIDRINEL, from the coding sequence ATGAGGGACGAAAGCAGCGATTTTCTGAGTTTTGAGGAGGAATACGAGTTGGTGAACCGATTCGATGAGGCAATGGATTCAGGTGCTACGCAATTTTTTGATGTGCATGAGTTTATTGCATTAATCGATTTTTACATCGACCACGATGTTGAGGAGCGTGTTTTACAAGCTTTAACCCTTGCTAATAAAATTTATCCGAACTCATTAGAAATTAAGTATAAATGGGCTGAGTATTACCATTACATTGGGGAGAACGATAAGGCTTTAGAAATTATTCAGTATTTTGAGAATGTTGATAGTAGCAACCCCGAACTTTACTACTTAAAGGGCGAGGTGCTTTACGAATCTGGTAACCTAAATGCTGCTGTAGAAAGTTTTGATAAGGCTATTAGTATTGAACCTGTTGAGAATATTGAACTTTTACATCGAATTTCCACTTTTTTTCTTGAAAGTGAAGAGATTAATCTTGCCTTAAAATATCTTTTGATCTCGTATCGCAAGGAGCGAAATAATCTTGCCGTTTTATTCGATTTAGGCTACTGTTTTGAAAGGCTCAACGAGCTGGAAAAAAGTGTTAGATACTACAATGAGTATCTCGATATTAACCCCTTTTCGGCTAGTGCTTGGTATAATTTGGGTATTGTCCACACCAAACTTGGAGAATTTGATAAAGCTATTGAATGTTATGATTTCTGCATAGCAATTGACCCTGCCTACTCATCTGCATATCATAATAAGGGTAATACACTAGCAACTTTAGAAAGGTATGATGAGGCAGCAAAAGTTTTTGAGGAACTTTCCAAAATAGATTCTGAAGATTCAAAGGTTTTTTCCTTACTGGCTGAGTGCTACGAAAAGACCGAGAATTACGAAAAGGCATTGGATGCATATAATAAGGCCATAACACTTAACCCCGATTTTGCCGAAGGTTATTATGGAATTGGTGTGGTGTTAGCAGGAAAGAAGAAGTACGATTTAAGCTTAAATTTTATTCGCAGAGCACTAACCCTTAACCCCGAAGAGTACGATTTTTGGCTTGGACTTGGAAGAGTTTACTTTGAGCTTAACGATATTGAGAACTCTATTAAAGCATACCAGGAAGCTACAACTCTCAATCCTGAACTTCCCGATGCTTACCTTTCATTAGCCGAAGTGCTACTTTACGAAGAACGTTTTAATGAGGTACATAAACTTGTTGAAGGAATAGGCAATAGGTTTGACACCAATATCTCAATGAAGATAATTAATGCGGCTGCTCTTTATTTGTCGCACCGCTCAAAAGAAGCTTTAGATATTCTAAAAGATGTAAAAAAAATGGATCCTTCTTCCATTAACGATTTTATAAACCTGGTTGAACCAGGTAATGATTCTGAATTTATAGATCGGATTAATGAATTGTAA
- the dapA gene encoding 4-hydroxy-tetrahydrodipicolinate synthase, whose protein sequence is MDTKRLRGLGVAMVTPFNLDYTIDYTAIDKLIEFLIGNGVNFLVVQGTTAETATLSDSERRKLADYIVSKVNGRVPLVLGIGGNDTKKVIDIYSKFNLDGFDAVLSVTPYYNKPTQKGIYLHFKTIAENTDLPIVLYNVPGRTGVNMTAETTLKLAHEYKGKIIAVKEASGNLNQMGYILRDRPNNFLVLSGDDGLTLPQIAMGADGVISVLGNCAPAQFSRMIKHALEGNFEEAAKIHLSLIELIDLLFAEGNPGGVKAALNALGLIENVLRLPLAPVSEATFEKIKNIITKL, encoded by the coding sequence ATGGATACAAAACGCTTAAGAGGATTAGGGGTGGCCATGGTAACCCCTTTTAATTTGGATTACACAATCGATTATACTGCCATTGATAAGCTAATAGAGTTCCTTATTGGTAATGGCGTAAACTTTTTGGTAGTTCAAGGAACAACTGCCGAAACTGCTACCCTTTCCGACTCTGAACGTAGAAAGCTAGCCGATTATATAGTTTCTAAGGTGAATGGAAGAGTTCCTCTTGTTTTAGGAATAGGTGGTAACGACACAAAAAAGGTAATTGATATCTATTCAAAGTTTAATCTTGATGGTTTTGATGCTGTTCTATCTGTAACCCCATACTACAATAAACCTACACAAAAAGGAATTTATTTGCACTTTAAAACTATTGCCGAAAATACCGATTTGCCAATCGTGCTTTATAATGTGCCAGGCCGAACAGGTGTTAACATGACTGCTGAAACAACACTAAAATTAGCACATGAGTATAAAGGAAAGATAATTGCTGTAAAGGAGGCTTCGGGTAACCTTAATCAAATGGGCTACATTTTGCGCGACCGCCCAAATAATTTTCTTGTCCTCTCAGGCGATGATGGCCTAACGCTTCCTCAAATTGCCATGGGAGCCGATGGTGTAATATCGGTTCTAGGCAACTGCGCCCCTGCGCAATTCTCAAGAATGATTAAACATGCTCTTGAAGGGAATTTTGAAGAAGCAGCAAAAATTCATTTGAGCCTAATTGAGCTAATTGACCTACTTTTTGCTGAAGGTAATCCGGGAGGGGTTAAAGCAGCTCTAAATGCTTTGGGATTAATTGAGAATGTTTTACGTTTACCTCTTGCACCTGTTAGCGAAGCAACATTTGAGAAAATTAAAAATATCATTACGAAGCTATAA
- the ligA gene encoding NAD-dependent DNA ligase LigA gives MDKQKALERIKYLRSELNRHNYLYYVKAEPEISDYDYDLLLRELADLERQFPEFDDPNSPTKRVGSDLSHDFTQVRHRYPMLSLANVYSFDELGEFDNRVRKALTEGFEYVCELKFDGVAIGLTYHDGKLVQAVTRGDGTVGDDVTTNVRTIRTIPLELNGNDFPKEFEIRGEIFMPRKVFDELNAEREEIGETPFANPRNAAAGTLKLLNSAEVAKRKLDCFLYFILGENLPFDNHYQNMLKAKEWGFKVSEYMTLCKDLQEVKQFIDNWEDKRKKLPVDTDGVVIKVNSYKHQALLGLTAKTPRWAVAFKYKPERVSTELLSVDFQVGRTGAITPVANLKPVKLAGTTVKRASLHNADQIEQLGIRVGDWVFVEKGGEIIPKIVGVDKSKATLFTKSIVFPESCPECGVALVRPEGEARHFCPNQNGCPPQIKGRIEHFISRKALNIDGLGEETVALLFDKKLISDAADLYALTKEQLLGLERFAEKSADNAIKSIEKSKSVPFPRVLYGIGIRYVGETTAKKLAQHFRSIDAIANATVEQFIEVEDVGERIAASIVDFFKDERNIKLIEKLKSAGVQLQLSDEETRKISDKLKGLTIVISGTFSRVSRDELKELIVKHGGKNVSSLSSSTSLLVAGEKMGPAKFEKANKLGIKIITEEEFFDMIEE, from the coding sequence ATGGATAAGCAGAAAGCCCTTGAAAGAATTAAATATCTCAGAAGTGAGCTTAATCGTCACAACTATTTATACTACGTTAAGGCTGAACCTGAGATAAGCGATTACGATTACGATTTGCTTCTGCGTGAGCTTGCAGACTTGGAGCGGCAGTTTCCCGAGTTCGACGACCCTAACTCGCCTACCAAAAGGGTGGGTAGCGATTTATCGCATGATTTTACACAAGTCCGTCATCGTTACCCGATGCTTTCTTTGGCTAATGTTTACTCTTTTGATGAGCTTGGTGAATTTGATAACCGAGTTAGGAAGGCATTGACCGAGGGTTTTGAATACGTTTGTGAGCTTAAGTTTGATGGGGTAGCCATTGGGCTTACCTACCATGACGGTAAACTTGTTCAAGCGGTTACACGCGGCGATGGCACTGTTGGCGATGATGTAACTACCAATGTCCGAACTATAAGAACCATACCGCTTGAACTTAATGGCAACGATTTCCCAAAGGAGTTTGAAATCAGGGGAGAAATTTTCATGCCTCGTAAAGTGTTTGACGAGCTGAATGCTGAACGCGAAGAGATTGGCGAAACTCCTTTTGCTAATCCTCGAAATGCTGCTGCTGGCACTCTCAAACTTCTAAACTCAGCCGAAGTTGCAAAACGAAAATTAGACTGTTTCTTATACTTTATTCTTGGTGAAAACCTGCCCTTTGATAACCATTATCAAAATATGCTAAAGGCAAAAGAGTGGGGATTTAAGGTTTCGGAGTACATGACTCTTTGCAAAGATTTACAGGAGGTAAAGCAATTTATTGACAATTGGGAAGATAAGCGCAAGAAATTACCTGTTGATACCGATGGTGTGGTTATTAAGGTAAATAGCTATAAGCATCAAGCATTGCTTGGGTTAACTGCCAAAACACCTCGCTGGGCTGTAGCATTCAAGTATAAGCCCGAAAGGGTTTCAACAGAGCTGTTAAGTGTAGATTTTCAGGTTGGACGTACAGGAGCCATAACACCTGTTGCAAATCTAAAACCTGTAAAACTTGCCGGAACAACCGTAAAACGTGCATCGCTGCACAATGCCGATCAGATTGAACAGCTTGGAATTAGAGTAGGCGATTGGGTTTTTGTTGAAAAGGGTGGGGAGATTATTCCCAAAATTGTGGGTGTTGATAAGTCAAAAGCAACATTATTTACAAAATCAATCGTTTTTCCAGAGTCGTGTCCAGAATGCGGAGTGGCATTAGTTCGTCCCGAGGGTGAGGCCCGTCACTTTTGCCCTAACCAAAATGGTTGTCCGCCTCAAATAAAAGGTAGAATTGAGCACTTTATTAGCCGTAAAGCATTAAATATTGATGGGTTGGGTGAGGAGACCGTAGCTCTCCTTTTCGATAAAAAACTCATTTCCGATGCTGCCGATTTGTATGCGTTAACTAAAGAGCAGCTTTTAGGTCTTGAGCGATTTGCCGAAAAATCGGCCGATAATGCCATTAAAAGCATTGAAAAATCAAAATCAGTTCCCTTTCCGCGAGTTCTTTATGGCATTGGTATTCGGTATGTGGGTGAAACTACAGCCAAAAAACTTGCGCAGCATTTCCGAAGTATCGATGCCATTGCCAATGCTACTGTTGAGCAGTTTATTGAGGTAGAAGATGTTGGAGAAAGAATAGCAGCTAGCATTGTTGATTTCTTTAAAGATGAACGGAATATAAAGCTAATAGAGAAACTTAAATCGGCAGGGGTTCAACTCCAGCTAAGCGACGAGGAAACCAGAAAAATATCCGATAAGTTAAAAGGCCTAACCATAGTGATTTCAGGAACTTTTTCTCGAGTGTCGCGCGATGAGTTAAAGGAACTAATTGTAAAGCATGGAGGTAAAAATGTCAGCTCGCTATCTTCATCTACCTCTTTACTTGTAGCTGGTGAGAAAATGGGACCCGCAAAATTTGAAAAAGCTAACAAACTTGGAATAAAGATTATCACCGAAGAGGAATTCTTTGATATGATAGAAGAGTAG
- a CDS encoding phosphosulfolactate synthase has protein sequence MNYNLTFIPARTEKPREYGLTMVMDKGLSLNEAQNLIESSGDYVDFVKLGFGTSLITKNLKEKIKLYQDAGLRPYLGGTLFEIFVIRGLFDGFVKFVEELGLDLVEVSDGSMELDNSVKCDYISELAKRFTVISEVGSKRADVHIPDEEWINMMKNELEAGSWKVIAEARESGTVGIYNKDHSANTKLIDDIVRQVKVENVIWEAPIKSQQAWFIKTLGANVNLGNIAPNEVIALETLRLGLRGDTFFQFLPENMSQK, from the coding sequence ATGAACTACAACTTAACTTTTATTCCTGCGCGAACAGAGAAACCAAGAGAGTATGGTTTAACAATGGTTATGGATAAAGGCCTTAGCCTAAATGAAGCCCAAAATCTTATTGAAAGTAGCGGTGATTATGTTGATTTTGTGAAATTAGGATTTGGAACATCATTAATAACTAAAAATCTAAAAGAAAAGATTAAACTTTACCAAGATGCAGGATTAAGGCCATATCTTGGAGGAACCCTTTTTGAAATATTCGTTATTCGTGGTCTTTTTGATGGCTTTGTAAAGTTTGTTGAGGAGTTAGGTCTTGATTTGGTTGAAGTTTCTGATGGCTCTATGGAGCTCGATAACAGTGTGAAATGTGATTATATTAGTGAACTGGCTAAGCGTTTTACTGTGATTTCTGAGGTAGGTTCAAAACGAGCCGATGTTCATATTCCCGATGAAGAATGGATTAACATGATGAAAAATGAGCTGGAAGCTGGTAGCTGGAAGGTTATAGCTGAAGCTAGGGAGAGTGGAACAGTAGGCATTTACAATAAAGATCATTCCGCAAATACAAAGCTGATTGACGATATTGTTAGGCAAGTAAAGGTAGAAAATGTTATTTGGGAAGCGCCAATTAAAAGCCAACAAGCATGGTTCATAAAAACATTGGGAGCAAATGTAAACCTTGGAAACATAGCTCCTAATGAGGTTATTGCATTGGAAACCCTTAGGCTAGGTTTACGTGGCGATACCTTCTTTCAGTTTCTTCCTGAAAACATGAGTCAAAAATAG
- a CDS encoding dihydroorotate dehydrogenase-like protein, with protein MSDLSTNYMGLNLRNPLIISSSGLTEKIDDIKEFEARGAGAVVIKSIFEEEIIAKTQKNINQMNASGFIYPETMEYFDYDSMEDPVSDYLQFLRKVKEETSIPIIASINCVTAEGWIDFAKRIEDTGIDALELNVFPLPSDPNRTAEQNDKVYFDIAEKVTSVVKIPVAMKVGYYHSALSNFLVKLSKTPIKGLVLFNRFYNPDFDINTLEFKPNSVFSSPNEISTSLRWVAILSGKLESDIAASTGVHDGIGMVKQLLAGANAVQACSTFYRNGNEQVTFMLKQLDEWMKENGYNTINDFRGKMSIDETYNPSAYERVQFMKYFHDL; from the coding sequence ATGTCCGATCTATCAACTAATTATATGGGGTTAAATCTTAGGAACCCATTAATCATTTCAAGTTCAGGTCTAACTGAAAAAATTGACGATATAAAAGAGTTTGAAGCACGTGGTGCGGGTGCAGTTGTGATAAAATCAATTTTTGAGGAGGAAATTATAGCCAAAACTCAAAAGAACATTAATCAGATGAACGCTTCGGGTTTTATTTACCCTGAAACCATGGAGTATTTCGATTACGATAGCATGGAAGATCCTGTTTCCGATTACTTGCAGTTTCTGAGGAAGGTTAAAGAAGAAACATCAATACCAATTATTGCGAGTATCAATTGTGTAACTGCTGAGGGGTGGATTGATTTTGCAAAACGAATTGAGGATACAGGCATAGATGCCCTTGAGCTAAATGTTTTTCCTTTACCATCGGACCCAAATAGAACAGCCGAACAGAACGACAAGGTTTACTTTGATATTGCAGAAAAGGTAACCAGCGTTGTTAAAATACCCGTTGCCATGAAGGTTGGATATTACCATTCGGCTCTATCCAATTTCTTAGTTAAGCTTAGCAAAACTCCCATTAAAGGATTGGTACTTTTTAACCGATTCTATAATCCTGATTTTGACATCAATACCCTTGAATTTAAACCAAATAGCGTGTTTAGCTCGCCAAACGAGATTTCTACCTCGTTAAGGTGGGTTGCTATCCTTTCTGGCAAGCTAGAGTCTGACATAGCTGCCTCTACTGGAGTTCACGATGGGATTGGCATGGTTAAGCAGCTACTTGCAGGTGCAAATGCAGTTCAGGCTTGTTCAACATTTTATCGCAACGGTAATGAGCAGGTTACATTTATGCTTAAACAGCTTGACGAGTGGATGAAAGAGAACGGGTACAACACTATAAATGATTTTCGTGGAAAAATGAGCATAGATGAGACCTATAACCCTTCGGCATATGAACGAGTACAGTTTATGAAATATTTTCACGATTTATAA